The region TGTGTGTTGGGCAGTTACCATGCCGTTGGTGATGATGGCGCGAGGCGAGGAGGGCAGGCTGGGGAACAGGCCCATGGGATGACCGCTGTACATGACCAGAGTTTGCTCCTCTGTCATCTCACTCAGGTAATGCATCACCAGGCAAaactgcacccacacacacacacaaaccattaaTATCCATCTAGACTCTATAGATCATTACCAAATCCactacatgaacacaaacacacacaaactcagggCTTACCTGGGCCCAGTTACTAAACACCTGTCCATTCCCTCCATAGGTGACGAGCTCCTGGGGgaactgaaagacagaaaaatgaagcCGTCACCGAGACAATAAATTAAACAGAAGACTGAAGAGATTCTGCGAGCTTAGTTACCAAGTTAACACAAGCTGTGTTGGAGGCTCACCTGAGCGACCGCTGGGTCCAGGTTGTTCATGATCATCAGCATTATGGAGGCTGCTTGACGTGTGCGGCATGGATACTGACCTATGGGGTAAGCTCTGAGGAAACAGAGGGGAAAGTCACATCGCTGTTGTGGTGGAACGAAGAAAAACTACACAATACCATCGTAAAGCGAGACTATGTAACTTGACTATGACTATGTAGCTGCTGTGGTCACAACTCTCAATTACAGGATGACACGttgaatttgtatttatttttggcGAGGTGCAGTGATGTTGTTTTACTTGGTGGTAAACGTTTATCTGAGGTCATGAAGTCAGCAGAGGTCAAGCTGAGTCCGGcagtgtttgctaacattatCTGACATTAGCCActataagctactggtcataccagaccagtaaggctgtagcagcaaaaccccatAATGTGTTGAATTGAATAAGGGTGCATCTTATAGCTTTTGAattaaactttttatttgtaacaGTAAGACTGTGCTATTTCTTCTTTGAAAAGTTCCAACCTTGTGTAAATGCAAAAGGCTTGGTGTACATGTTGTGCAGCAGAAATGATGACAGATAAGTTAGCAGGTCGATAATGTTGGCCGATGTTGCATTAAGACAGACACGTCAGTATCTGTGTTGTAGCTTTGttctattgtttttatttgctgttattATTTATAAGGATTTCATTTACTGTGACTGTCATCTTTAATTTAAGTTTACAGGTTAACTGTAAAATATTCTATTTTCTCTAATAACCAAATTTGAAggattattttcaaaatattcatattaattGTATGTGCAAAATATATGCAGATACATatttatgacatttattttactctCAAATATCAGTATGGATATCGGTTGGACTCTCATTGTCAGGTTGCCTCACCTCAAGCGTAATGTGGGGCAGAAGCGGTACATGTAGATGTGCCCGTACTGCCGCAGCTCTTGAGCAAATTCGGGTGCAAGTGTTGCAtggtgggagggggggaaaTAACGCAACGCATTTCTCAGCGCCAACTAGAGGGAAGAGGCATTTACAGTAGGTTAGTGAACACACTCGGTACAGTGCAAACCAACGTTTCAATAAAGTCAGATACAGATGAGTAGATGTTTTACACTTCAGGCTCCTCCTGGTAGAACAGCGAGAGCGCACACTGTGTCTCTTTTAATTATTGACTAAAGCCTTTGCTCTAAGTTTGGGTAATCAGTCGAGGACCTGAGAGAATAATCAATTTTTTTAAGGCAGCCCATGAGCCAACAATGGTGATGCAATAAGTCAGAGTACACAGCATGGTATAACAGTTGTGCTTCCACTGACACATTTATAGTAAAGCAATTGCCTGACGTGAGCTGTAACCTGCTTTAGATCACTCACGTTACGTCATGATAAAAAAAGTagcctatttttttttcttttgatagtCTTTCCATATCATTAGACATATAATACCTACATTACAGGAAAAGCATAGATGTActtaatgacattaatgattGCTttgttccatttaggtgtgcaAATAAGGTGAGGACAAATAGGAATGGAGCCATTATTAGTTAGTTGTTAGttaattaatttataaattATTGTGTGACAGAGTGATTATAATTTTGAATGCACAGAAACTGTTGTGTATTTCACTCACCCGCTCCTCCTCTGTCGTAAGGTTGGGGGTCCGCATAGGTGCATGTGGCAAATTGGGGTCTCTTCCCCGATTAGGGGGCAAAGGGTCCAGGGGTAAACCGCTGCATATgtcctttaaagaaaacatccttttgagtgttttctgtcacacactTGAGTAGAGACCTGAAGACTGAAGGCAGCTCTCACCCCTCACTGCAAATGGTCCACTAATGGAGAGGAAAGACCGTGTGCTTGTGAGGATTTCAGGGCGATCACTCTTCGGCTTATTGTCTCATTGGCTTTTTGGTCATCTTTGCCCTTCGCAATCCACCAATGGTACGGCACGGATAGAAAACGGAGTTTGGTAATTATTGATCCCCTAGAAGTGGCACATGCCTCAGAGGACAAACACTGCCACagacctctgacccctgatgCTCAGACATGTAACTCAGTTAAACACAAGTGCGAGCCAGAACCTTTGGACAGGTCAACAACTGTTACGTAGAGTCATGTTGTTTCCCTTTTCAGTTTTACTGGCACTTAATAATAACACAGAGCAtcatcaccacctcctcctgcagatCCATCCATCTTTAACTAATCAGGTCTTGTGTAAAATACGCACATTTACTACAACTCAATATCATACTTTTTGGTGAGGTCCAGTAAGTGCATGTTCAGACCCATTATGTGATTATATAGAACAATGTGACATGAATTATAGAAAACTGTGAAATAGCTAGCCTACTCACTCTAAAGGTTTAATTTTTAATTATATTGTGCTACTGACAACACAGCAGATTTAAAACACAGTATCAGCACAGTAGTCAtttttataaaacagaaaacctcAAACTCAACCTGAAGAGATGCAATGACAGGGAtcctttttgtgtttaaatctatctgtttatttgctttcatatattaaatgttttaatcaacTAAGGAGGGTGGAATACACAAACGGAATAACAAAGAGGTTAATCATACTTAAATTAACtaatattaatatgaattaatattaatacattaCACCTCTTTATGAAATCCCTCCATTACTGATATTTGAGTTTCTTGTGTAGCTCATTTATGGTCAACACAAAGTTACCCTCTGCTATAGCTGCTCATGAGTTCTGATGATGCTAACACATGCGCTCTTTGTCTTGCAATATGGTGATGAGGACAGTATATGGTCATTATTGCAATGTCAGGAGACATAAGGGGTAAACTACAATAATACCTCACAAGAGCCAAAGAggtacaatacattttattataaaaattTCAACAATATTCACTTCAAGTCACTCCAATCAGTCCTTTGTTGCTCACAAATGGTTCAGTTAAGTTTGGCTGAGGTAAAAGTTTTAAGTGTGGTTATAAATTAGCTGAAGAAATGCCACAGGACAGACTGTGGAAACACACGACTCAAGATAGTCCACAGTAGAAGGTTGCAAAGTATTCTTCAGTACATTCTTCACACCTCTGAGAATTTAGCAACTTTAATCAGTAACATTACTAATATAagtttaatattaatataaactTTGTATAGCACATCATGTACATGTAAAATGCAATATGCTGAACATCATAAGAAAATAGCACAGATACAAGAGATTGGAAATTAACAATGTATGAGCCTAATAAACTGTAATCTTACAGTTTCAGTAAATCACAGCATGAGCACATGCTTAGTGTGTACACTAAGCTTGGTCCTCTAAGATCTTGATTGAATTAAATATTCTTCAATCTTGTTTTGCATGAACCCAAAGGCAGGATTGAACATGAATTTAAAcactatttttttcattgataACATTAGTTTTACAAaagtatattataatataatatataactgaaatcacatttttgacagcaaaatgttcagttggactttaaagCCTTGTGGCTCATGTTGCGGCTCATCATTAGCTTTGCACTGAGCTCTCTGTGTTGGGTGGTGTGATATTAGAGTCCTGCTCGGTAGCAGATGTTGAGTTTGCACCTGATGTTTCTGCAGAGGCAGAGTCTTGTGAGGTCTGGTCTGTTTCTGATGATTGTTCTTGTGGCGCCTTCTCATCTTCTTGAGGATAGAGCTCTGGGTAAAGCTGCATACACTCTTGCATGGCCCTGAACTGCTCCAGGCACTCAGagcccttcacctcctccttaCTATAGTGGAAACAGGAGAAGGCGTCCTTAAAATCAGTTCCACAGGGACCACTGGCCATCCCACCCAGGCAGGGGCAGTTCCAGTTGATCTCCCCACTGGGAAGAATCAGACCTAGGATGAGAGAAGAGGCTTAAGttaatacatgtttttcaaaCTTCACCTGAGCTACAATTTAGCCAGACGACAGGTTCCTCTTGGTACTGCTCCTCACCTCGCTCCTCATATGGGTCATTAGGATCTTCCTCCACGAGCTCAGCACTGCTGGGTGTTGCATGATCCTCTTTGGTGACAAAGATGATTTGGTCTTTACCTGTCGTATAACATGTGGAAGGACAACGCAAACAAATCGTCAGTGATAAATACTTTGGCACCTAATCCAACACAAGGGCTTACTAAATTACATCTACAGCCTCCATGTAACTTGATATTCTGAGAAGAACAAAGTAATAACACAGGTTCTGGACATACTGAAGCTGAAGTTCATCTTTTAAACAGTGTATTTTTGGGCCATACTAGCTTGTGACATGCATGTCAGCCGATAAGGAACAAAAAACTGAGGTTTGAGGTGATTTAGAAACAATGTTgacattacatagtttgtccaccagaggcAGCCTCTGTACATTTAATGATCAAGATTCATTATTAAACCAAAAGCAAAGAATCCTTGCATAGGATAATGATGCTAAAAACCAACTATCAGCCAATATGTGAGTGTTATATTAGTATAGATGATAGTCTTAGTTTGTTAATGCTGATGCTTCAATTCTGAGGTAATGTTTTACTGTCTTAGCTTAGATGGAACTGGTTTTATCTACTCTATTTAAAGTTTGGTATTAGTACATTTGTTGCCAACCTGGCCCCctcacaaatgacaaacaaatcCAAGCAAACACTGCTTTTTAGACAGGGATCACCAGCCAAACAGGATAGTGTCTCTAATTACTTTCCACCAAAACGAGGACAGTCAAGATGTTTTCATGAGAGAGAAAATCTTCACTTATAGTCATGCCTAAGACAACCACTCATGACTGGACTTTCTATGAAAAACGAGTCACTGTAAGAAGTGCAACATGACATCCTGTACTATTGCCGCTGGTCAAGGTTAAACACTGGGATGGTTACAGTTCGCTAACAATCCTGTTCCCTGATGATGTAGCATGCACATGTTATAACAGTCCTGATCTGTATCTTAGCAAGAGGCTTGTTAATGCACTTTAAGAAACTGGGTACTACGTTGTTTtcttcattcaaaaaaaaagatcaactTCAGGGTTAGCTTTCCAGATAAGTTGGCTAGCACAGCATGGTTACCTTCCTGTCTGAACGAGCTCATTTCTTCACGCTGGGACAGATTAAATTCCTCCTTTTGAAGTACTGCGACAGGGGAAAACGACTCGTATTGACACACGGCACAacacatgaaaatgtcacaggttTTAGTCCCGTATCAGCTAGCTTGTTTCATAACTATCCTTGCTTGAGCGTGGagtgttcttcttctccttttctatTTCCGGTCGCGCAGACGCTCAGGGTGCGCTTTGCTGCccccaacagttcaaaaccttgcatgcaaaaatgtcaaaacaaacacaaaatgatgctTGTTTTTTCGCACAAAATGTTGATAGGTACGATTACCCTTTAACTTTCTGATTAGATTTGATTTCCATTATGTTTCTGCGTCAAGAGAAGTCAACCACgaaaggaggagaaatgtgacattcagagggaaatacaaACAATCCATATTGCTCCTCCATTCTATTAGCTATAatctatttatttgtattacGTACTTTTacaatcttattttttttattttagggaGGGCCGATTAGGATGATAATAACAAGATCTATCTATAAATGTTGCAAAGATATTTACTAACATACAATCGCATTGTAAAAGTTGAATAAACTCATTCGTTATTCAGTCAAATGGCTTTTACTCACAAAATTCTACAATTATCAAAAAAAGTTCTCATGTATTGTAGATCATAATACATGGAATCACACTGCTTATATGAAGGTGATAATTTTCAATTATTGCCCCGCCCTAGTAGTAGTTACACTCAAAATTTAAGCAGTGTAtagacatttaataaatgtttttttttaacacactaCAATGTAGATttaagcagatataagtgttAATGAATGCTTTTGTACTGTTTGTATTACTATATATAGTAATAATACACACTGTCTACATATGAGGTTATAATTTGACAAAAAACTGTACATTAACACTTTTATATcagcttacaactacattatagtatGTTATATTATAAAATCCTTATTGTGCTTTTACATGATTAATAGGggagttaaagtaaagtgtaaTACTGCTCTTGCCAAACTTAAAGTTGACCTATCACAATAAGtcttaaagctgcagaaaaatATGGAGCAAGTAAAATTATCTCAAATTATCTGAAAAAATGTTGGCTAAGTACATAAACTGCATAACATTAAcaccacaagaaaaaaagcccCAGAAACATaagtgtgtaaaatgaaaattcaTCTGGGACACTTCAGACAAGTAGAAGAGTCAAAAGATaatttttccacaaaaaaagttttattgaGAATGTTTTTCTATAAGTTTGTtctgaaatgcatttattttgacatattCAAAAGACTTTTATCTTACACAAAGACAAATTCAAAGTTATTCAATGCATGGTCTATGTACAGAAAATCATAACTTGTCAGTTGTGGAAAAGTGATTAATGCAAGTATGCTTAGAGcagacaattaaaaaacaaaacaaaggaagtgggtaacaaaaatgaatgtgagtTAATACTGCAGCTCCCTGGGAATGCCATACAGTAAAACAGCGAGgaccctttttctttttttttaatgattcatCAGATGACTGTTCACAAAAATAAGTTGGAACAATTTGTTTTGACAAGTGGACCCCAATGTGAGCTCcacatcctctccttctcttacAAGACCCTGTTCAAATAACAGCTATAACACAGGGTCACGAATCAGGAAAATTACAGTACTTGACTCAGCGTTTGACAGTTCAGCTTCTGGTCCACACCTTCACGTAATTGGCAggttgacagaaaaataaaataaagctgaaagtaaaagtataaactAAGATAACACCAAGCAGAGCATCGAGTGCTTTTATACACACAACAGGCAGTTGACGTCCGTCATCCGTGTCAAGTATGCCTGCATACTGAAGCGTTCTACTGTCAGTCTGAAAAAAGGACCGAACTCCCCCAGGACATGTCGGTCTTTGTGGTACTCTGGGAGATACGTGGAGGGAGTGACAAGCTGTGCAGCCCCACCACCTCGCAAAGTCCCATTTCAGCTGAGATTCCTGAAGATTCCTCAAACATCGTGAAACTGGAGAGCTGATGATGCAGGGGCTTCACatagatgtaaaataaatgcaagGTTGGTGATCTCAATAAAAGTTGGTAGAAGGTGGGAGGATATTGGCTTTTCTAGAAGAGCAAGGCCCCCATGCTGCCTACTTCGCTCTGTTCTTTCACAAAGATCTCAAAGTACTGATAGATGATGGTGACGGCCAGCAGGATACCGGTGCCAGAGCCAATGGCTCCGAGAAAGTCAGCCATTACTGATAAACCACCGATACACAGTCCGCcaaaggcagcagcagtgggaatGTACctataacacaaaacacagagattgATGATGAATATTAAAGTGAATGAATATTAATACACAGAATTTCACTTTACAGTTTGTCAGCAGAAATGCTAAGTAGCAGGAATGGCACATATCCAAATACATTCATCATGATAGTGGAGTAGTGATTAatggaacagtttgacattttgggaaatgcacttatcgCGTTCTTGCCTAGAGTTCGATGAGGACGTCAACACCACTCTGAAGTCTGTGGTTAAATATATGGCCACAGTCAACagccgttagcttagcttagcataaagacaggaaacgggGATATTGTTAACCTGGAAAAAGTGAGTAaatgcattttccaaaatgttgaacgaTTCCTTTAAGCAGTGCAGTCACACTCTTGAACTGCTGCCCTACTTTTAATTACTTTAGTGATGCTCAAGAATTGACATTTGTGCACTTCGTGCCATCAAAAAGGTACTAAACCTATCTTTGTTTGGGTGGAATAGCATTTCCACAGACACAAAAtcatattacaaaaaaacataaaatacgCAGGGGAGGAGACTCTAATGCAAAAACTAAGGGATTCTATCTGTctcaaagataaaaatatatacgTAGGTTTGAGCATGAGAGTTCATTGTTGACCTTGGGATCAGTATgtgtgacaaaacaatcaacTCAAAATCATCACTTGAGCTGTGACATGCTGTTGAAAGCTTTCAAAAGGGTGGACCTTAAGTTGAGATTattaataaatgactttaacCGAAAGTTTCCTCTGGTTCTTTGAGACTTTTCATGTACGAACAGTACTAGACCAATCGACCAACTATGAGCCAACATGCACAATAACAGGATCTTGAAActgcagcagctaaatggaattcaaccataattcattttattatttacacctgtgctatACATGAAAAGGGCCTATTGTTGTTCAGACTGTGCTTTTCCAAAACTGTGTTTGCAAGAGAGAGTACATAGACTCGACATGGAGGCTGAATttctttacatactgtatgtctcacGCTTTCTTCCTAATAGCTGATGCTAACAGCTTTGCTCTACCCTCATGATCCATTTCCTGACAGACAATCAGAAGAACATTTTATGATGAGCCAAAAGGCACTAAGTTTAATTATAACATGGGAGTTATTCTAACCTGTTCAAGGTATGGCTTACGCGGCTCTATgtgaatgaaaagcaaaaaggaTCTGTACATGAAAAGGTTTTTGATTTTACCTGTTCAGCTCATGGACCATTGAGGTTTCTCTGTGTCCCCTCATCACCAtctgctgctccttcagctGTTTCGCCACCTGGATGAAAGCAGAGAACAGAGCTCTAAAACACAGTCCGTTTAAAATAAACCCCAAACAACACCTGCTTCAAAGTGGTTACAACTTACATCTTTCGCAGAGGAGCCGGAGACTTCAATCCAGGTTTTGGAGAAAAAGGCACACGATCCGAGCATGAAGACAATGTAGATGAGCGCATGGACTGGGTCGTCCAGAACAGAGCCAAATGACTCGGGGGGAGAGAGGTAGTAGCAGAGTCCACCTACAGGGTAGGCACGGGCTGGACCCCCTGACGATGTGTCCTACAAATACAAGATGTAGTGAGCTGAAAATTGTTCTAGCATCTGGggttaacaaaaacaaaaagaatgacTATAATACACCTGGAGGCACCATGCCCAAAAGTCATTCTTTGAGACTCATTCTTAGAATTAAGTTTAACAAACTGAACGGAAGGTGTGATTAAATGTATACTTACAGACCAAGTACCGAGCAGATTAACCAGGAAATTGCCACTGAAGCGCGTGGAAAGCATCTGGGAGATAACGTACAAGTTGGAGACCAAGGCAGACTGCAGGATGATGGGGATGTTGGAGGTGTAGAAGAGCTTGATGGGGTAGGTGTTGTATTGGCCACGGTAGCGAGCTGACTTGATGGGCAGATCAACCCTGAATCCCTGTGAGAAGAATGAATGTGTAGGACAACGGTGAGCAACTAAACTGTTTATGTTCCCTAACTTCATCATGTAGAGAAAGGCCAGCAACTCACCTGAAAGTATATCACTACAGCAAAGACGAATACTGTGGCGATGAGGTTCATGAGGTTGGGCAGGTTCTGTCTGTAGAAGGCCTCTCTCAAAGCACGCACTTTGTCCGTGCGAGTGGCCAGCAGATGGAAAAGCGCAATGATTGCACCCTCAAACTCTGTGCCTAGAAACATAAAAAGTCACAAGAATTTAGCACAGTTCtgtggagagcagaggagcaACAGGATGGACTTCAATCACTGCTATgccatttatatttattaatcaAATCACATATTCACAGACAACTTTGTGGTTTCTTACCTCTTCCTGTGTTCACAGTCGTGGGGCTGAAGGCCTTCCAGACGATCGTCTCACAGATGTTGGTGGCAATGAACAGTGATATTCCTGAACCGAGACCATAGCCCTTTTGGAGCAactcatccagcagcagcacaatcaTCCCGGccacaaacagctgcaggagaaCACAGCAGATGCAGTCAGCCGAAAAAGGACTGAGGCAgtcatgtgaaaatgtttcacttagctataaattcacatttctttgtttgtaaGTTAGACCAGTAAGTTTTCATAGCTGAACTTATAATAACGGGTTTAAAGAGCAGCACTTCCTGTTCCACTGGAGCACATTTTACTTTGCAAGTAAACTCAATAAATCCAAACAAACCTGTTGGGCAAGTAATTCAAATCATAACCTATGAACAATGGCTCTAAATTTATGAGTAGACATAATGAGACGTTTCTCTGAGAAATGACCTTGATGCACCTCTTGCACTCCAGTAAGACGTCAGTTTATTAACAGTGGTGTCAGTTTCACGCTCTTTAATTCAAGGAGAATTATATGTTTGATAATGAGTAGAAATAGAAAACTAAATGTCAACACTATTGTAGGGGATTTGTCTGTGATCATAAATCACCAATATTTGGGAAACTTTGGAGAAGCAAAGAAGCTGATACTGTTCCAAGCTAACACAGGCCTTAATTCAAAaggacacagaaaagaaaaatgttgtcataatccctgataataataatgttagttTGTTCTACATTATgttcttttatgttttcacaTTATGATATTTTCATTGTAGTGCACACTGAAAGCCAGTTTCgatgataaaatatatatattttttagaagAAAATGTCTGTCCTCACCTGAATGATGATGAGCAGACAGATTCCTGCACCCATCTCTGAGGGATCTCCGTACATGCCGGTCATCACATATACGATGGCCTGTCCGATGGTGATGATCATTCCAAATACTGAAAAACATTAACAAGGGTTAGACAAGCCATGGACATAATTATGAATTCTAACCATATGTTCACAAATCTCAAGCTGATGAGAGTTTACTTACATTTCTGAGCTCCATTGAAGAGAGCTCTGTCCTTCGGTGTGTCTCCAACTTCAATGATCTTAGCTCCAGCAAGCAGCTGCATTATCAGGCCTGAGGTGACAATAGGCGAGATACCCAACTCCATCAGGGTACCTGGAGGGAGATATTCAAGTTAGGATATACCAGCAGGAGAGCCGAcgtaaatgtaatattttatttagttattagGTAGACAAATACCTCTGTTGGAGGCCAGAATTACTCTCATCCAGTAGAATGGATCTGCAGAGTCTGAAGACATGATGCCAAAGAGGGGGATCTGGAGGACAGTTTTCACAGTGTCAGAGAATTATATTTTTTCAGTTATGCATGAATTTAATTGCTTCCAAGTGTTGAGAATAATGGCTGCATGACAAGTCCTACTTTAAggctttcattcacaaaatgtaatcaaatcaCTGGTGTAAATGAAAACTACTTGGTGCAACACTACGTACAAATACAGGGTATTTAAGATAAGAAAGATAAGAAAGCTCTATCTTATCAGTTTGGATAGTTTGACAATTGATCAAAAGACACATATTCCTAAATAGACAACATATTCAAATTGCACAGTGCTAATTTCACTGAAGGTGGTTAAGTACGGCATCaattttttattaaatgacaGATTAATCAGCAGAAACTTAATCATGATGATAGAAGGACACTATGtgcaaacaaaataattatttaaaacaattgatg is a window of Enoplosus armatus isolate fEnoArm2 chromosome 3, fEnoArm2.hap1, whole genome shotgun sequence DNA encoding:
- the sec61a1a gene encoding protein transport protein Sec61 subunit alpha-like 1; its protein translation is MGIKFLEVIKPFCAVLPEIQKPERKIQFREKVLWTAITLFIFLVCCQIPLFGIMSSDSADPFYWMRVILASNRGTLMELGISPIVTSGLIMQLLAGAKIIEVGDTPKDRALFNGAQKLFGMIITIGQAIVYVMTGMYGDPSEMGAGICLLIIIQLFVAGMIVLLLDELLQKGYGLGSGISLFIATNICETIVWKAFSPTTVNTGRGTEFEGAIIALFHLLATRTDKVRALREAFYRQNLPNLMNLIATVFVFAVVIYFQGFRVDLPIKSARYRGQYNTYPIKLFYTSNIPIILQSALVSNLYVISQMLSTRFSGNFLVNLLGTWSDTSSGGPARAYPVGGLCYYLSPPESFGSVLDDPVHALIYIVFMLGSCAFFSKTWIEVSGSSAKDVAKQLKEQQMVMRGHRETSMVHELNRYIPTAAAFGGLCIGGLSVMADFLGAIGSGTGILLAVTIIYQYFEIFVKEQSEVGSMGALLF
- the chchd4b gene encoding coiled-coil-helix-coiled-coil-helix domain containing 4b is translated as MSSFRQEGKDQIIFVTKEDHATPSSAELVEEDPNDPYEERGLILPSGEINWNCPCLGGMASGPCGTDFKDAFSCFHYSKEEVKGSECLEQFRAMQECMQLYPELYPQEDEKAPQEQSSETDQTSQDSASAETSGANSTSATEQDSNITPPNTESSVQS